Proteins co-encoded in one Medicago truncatula cultivar Jemalong A17 chromosome 8, MtrunA17r5.0-ANR, whole genome shotgun sequence genomic window:
- the LOC25501733 gene encoding F-box/kelch-repeat protein At1g67480 yields MPGFVAVKKRFSEKNMCFSNMVNQEKPSLLKGGHSVRSEAVHDVVDDDSLILSGLPDDISKHCLALVPRSNFLAMGGVCKRWKCFIQSKEFITVRKLAGLLEEWLYILTADSEGKGSHWEVMDSFGHNRRSLPPMPGPRKAGFGVVVLNGKLLVMAGYSSTDGTVSVSAEVYQYNSNLDSWTRLSNMNVARYDFACAEVNGLVYAVGGYGAEGDSLSSAEVYDPDTDKWTVIESLRRPRWGCFACGLEGKLYVMGGRSSFTIGNSKFVDIYDPENHSWCEMKNGCVMVTAHAVLEKKLFCMEWKNQRKLSIFNPDDNSWKTVPVPLTGSSSVGFRFGILNGKLLLFSLKEDPTYRTLLYDPNAEPGCEWGTTDIKPSGLCLCSVTIKA; encoded by the exons ATGCCTGGTTTTGTGGCTGTCAAGAAGAGATTTTCAGAGAAGAATATGTGTTTTTCCAATATGGTGAATCAAGAGAAGCCATCTCTTTTGAAAGGTGGTCATAGTGTGAGGTCTGAGGCTGtacatgatgttgttgatgatgacaGCCTTATTCTTTCTGGGCTCCCTGATGATATTTCAAAGCATTGCCTTGCACTCGTGCCTCGTTCTAACTTCCTAGCTATGGGCGGCGTCTGTAAGAGATGGAAATGCTTTATTCAAAGCAAGGAATTCATAACCGTGCGAAAGTTGGCTGGGCTGCTTGAGGAATGGCTTTACATCTTAACAGCTGATAGTGAAGGAAAAGGAAGTCATTGGGAGGTTATGGATTCATTTGGTCATAACCGTCGATCTCTTCCACCAATGCCTGGTCCAAGGAAGGCTGGGTTTGGGGTTGTGGTTCTTAACGGAAAGCTTCTTGTTATGGCTGGCTATTCATCAACTGATGGAACTGTTTCTGTTTCAGCAGAGGTTTACCAATATAATTCTAACCTCGACAG TTGGACCCGATTGTCAAACATGAATGTGGCTCGGTACGACTTTGCTTGTGCAGAAGTCAATGGCTTGGTTTATGCTGTTGGAGGATATGGAGCAGAAGGTGACAGTCTCTCCAGCGCTGAGGTTTATGATCCGGATACTGACAAGTGGACAGTGATTGAGAGCCTACGTCGTCCAAGATGGGGTTGCTTTGCCTGTGGATTAGAGGGGAAGCTCTATGTGATGGGTGGAAGGTCAAGCTTCACGATTGGAAATTCTAAGTTTGTTGATATTTACGACCCTGAGAATCATAGTTGGTGTGAGATGAAAAATGGGTGTGTTATGGTAACTGCTCATGCAGTACTAGAAAAGAAGTTGTTCTGTATGGAGTGGAAGAATCAACGGAAGTTATCGATATTCAATccagatgataattcatggaaAACGGTACCAGTACCTCTGACAGGGAGTTCGAGTGTTGGTTTTAGATTTGGGATACTGAATGGTAAGCTTTTGCTGTTTTCACTGAAGGAAGATCCTACATATAGGACTTTGTTGTATGATCCAAATGCAGAGCCGGGGTGTGAGTGGGGAACTACTGATATAAAACCATCTGGTTTGTGCTTGTGCAGTGTAACTATCAAGGCCTGA
- the LOC25501734 gene encoding probable signal peptidase complex subunit 1 yields the protein MDWEGQKLAEQLMQILLLAFAVIAFGAGYITASFQTMILIYAGGVILTTLVTIPNWPFFNHHPLKWLDPSEAEKHPKPEPSSNVAAKKKSIKK from the coding sequence ATGGATTGGGAAGGTCAAAAGCTAGCAGAGCAACTGATGCAGATACTGCTGCTAGCATTTGCTGTGATTGCGTTTGGAGCTGGATATATCACGGCTTCTTTCCAAACAATGATCCTCATATATGCTGGTGGTGTTATTCTCACCACATTAGTCACTATTCCCAATTGGCCCTTCTTCAACCATCATCCTCTTAAGTGGTTAGACCCGAGCGAAGCAGAAAAGCATCCAAAGCCAGAACCATCTTCGAATGTAGCTGCAAAGAAAAAATCCATTAAAAAGtag